CAGGAAAGAGAAGACTGTCCAGAACATGCCGATAACGCAGACCGCGCTGGCCAGAGAGGTTTTAAACCAGGCACCGCCAAAGAACGTGCTGAACGCAATGCCTATCAGGACGGAAACCGGCATCAGCGCCAGGAAGAACGGCCAGGTGTAGAGCAGGAAAAACAGGGTGTTGGAACCATAAACCAGAAAAGGGATCGCAAACGCCAGCCAGTAGAAGACAAACCCGATGAATCCGCCCTGCATGGAGTAGGAAGGATCTTCGGTGTCTGAGCTGTCGGTTGCCGGCACCAGCACGCGTGTCCGGGGGCTGATTTCCCCGGTACGATCTTCGCGGATCCGGCTGACAAGTCTGCTGAGTAAAGCCTGCATAGGTGATCCCTGTATTTCAGTGTAAACCGGCACGCTCTGTGGCGTTTGGCCGGCAACATTCAGGGATTGATAATAGCGCGCTGGCGCATCACATCTAATAATTGAGGGACCAAATGTGTTACCAATTGTTCACCATCAAGATGCACATCCGGCGTCTGTGGCGGCTGATATTCGGAGTCAATACCGGTGAAGTTTTTCAGTTCACCCGCACGGGCTTTCTTGTACAAACCTTTCGGATCCCGCGCCTCACAGATAGCCAGCGGCGTATCCACAAACACTTCGATAAACTGACCGTCTTCCAGCAAATCACGCACCATGTCACGCTCGGCGCGGTGCGGCGAGATAAACGCAGTCAGCACGACCTGTCCGGCATCCACCATCAGTTTTGCTACTTCACCCACGCGACGGATGTTTTCACGACGGTCATCGTCAGTGAAGCCCAGATCACGGCACAACCCGTGGCGGACGTTATCGCCATCGAGAAGATACGTGCTCACGCCCTGTGCATGCAGCGCCTGCTCCAGCGCGCCAGCGACGGTGGATTTCCCCGAGCCCGAAAGCCCGGTGAACCACAATACGGCACCGCGATGGCCATGCTGTTTTTCGCGATCTGCACGCGTAACCGCGTGCGGATGCCAGACAACATTCTCATCTTTTAACAAAGTGCTCTCTTGTGACGCCATCTTATTTGCCACCCAGCAGGTCGCGCGCGCCCCAGTGCGGGAAGTGACGACGCACCAGACTGTTCAGTTCCAGCTCAAACGCGCTGTATTTATCCGATTCATGATAAACCTGTTCAACCGCTTCGCGCACCAGACCGGCACCGACGGTGACGTTAGTCAGGCGATCAATAAAGATCATGCCACCGGTGACCGCATTACTCTGGTAGTTATCCAGCACCAGCGGCTCGTCAAAGGCCAGTTCGACCAGGCCGATGCCG
The Rahnella variigena genome window above contains:
- the cysC gene encoding adenylyl-sulfate kinase; its protein translation is MASQESTLLKDENVVWHPHAVTRADREKQHGHRGAVLWFTGLSGSGKSTVAGALEQALHAQGVSTYLLDGDNVRHGLCRDLGFTDDDRRENIRRVGEVAKLMVDAGQVVLTAFISPHRAERDMVRDLLEDGQFIEVFVDTPLAICEARDPKGLYKKARAGELKNFTGIDSEYQPPQTPDVHLDGEQLVTHLVPQLLDVMRQRAIINP
- a CDS encoding DUF3561 family protein — protein: MQALLSRLVSRIREDRTGEISPRTRVLVPATDSSDTEDPSYSMQGGFIGFVFYWLAFAIPFLVYGSNTLFFLLYTWPFFLALMPVSVLIGIAFSTFFGGAWFKTSLASAVCVIGMFWTVFSFLSGW